The window TAGTGTGTAAGTAGGTAAGAGAAAGGAAAGGTTGTGGGCCTTATTTCTTTTGTTCAAGTGTgagtaacaaataaagaaaactgattCTTTACGAGTagcaacatttattataaatcaaaataaagataaaatgcaCTTAAAAGTTGGAggcttttaaattaacaaaaatagcTACTTCATGTCATCTGAAAGAACACTtaatatatttgtcataagataTTAGTGTTTGGCCTATTGCGTTTTTATACACCACATTCTTAATATAATCTGTTAGagtttttttaagaattagaatAATGTATCAAGCAGTTTGTGTAAATAATGCTCCAACCACttctgtgtttgttgtatcccaTCCAGATTAAAGAGCTCTGGATTGAGCAAAACGCCTCGTCGCTAATgattatgacaagtataatgtGATTGGAATGTATTATTATGCGttattctaatttttgaaaaCCCCTAAGAGACGGGCCGGCATGCCCAGGTGTTTTGGGTGTTCAACTCGTTACAGCAAACTCtcgccttttcaactgtgggggtgttataatctTACGACCAATTCCACTGAGGAAGCAGATTGTTTTATATAGATGATGTACATTCCAGTACGTGATCTTCACTAATGAATTCTAGGAGTTTTAGTTTTTATCCCCAAATTCAGAGAAAGTATTGAAATACGTATAATTTTAAATGTGATTTCAATCCTGCGccaaaaaaattcttaatttttctgtgtttttattttttgtgtcattAATAAAGTCAAAATCACACTTAATTAAACTGTTAGATTGGGATCGGACACCACAGTTGGGATGAACATAATACTTTGTAccgttaaagtaaaaataatcgacgtataaaaagaataaaaacaggatttggtttgaatttcccaAAAAGCAacacaggggctatctgcgctagccatccctatatTGCTCATTcatcaactaatagtggaattgatcgaaattttataacaccccacggctgaaaggacaagaatTCCAATCCGCGATTTGCATGTCGTAATTCTAACACCTGGCTCTACCAGGCCtaaaaaaatagtgtttaatGTCGTTCACTGTTTACGAGATGACTGATTTAGAACTTTATCTCTTTCAATTGGTAGCGATCGAAACAAGACATTTATTACCATTTCAGTGAAGAGTGAAATTAGACTTTATACTACAATAAGCTAGAACACGTCGTTAAAAGGAAGATCGAAACCAGAAATTAAATTAACAGTTGACATTAAAATTAGGACGTTATACCATTAAACTTAGAATCTGCCATAAAAGTAAGGTCCAAACTCTATGCCCTTACTTTGTGGTAGAGCTTAGATTAATAGCAGGATTGAAACTAGCACTTAAGTGGTGatttaaagcaaatatttatcAACTGTGAGATATATATGGTTATAATGGTCTATATCGATCGGTTCATCTATGTCTCTGACTAAAACCTACACATATATGCTAGCTAACTAATACGACCGATCATGCGTAGGTAccacaatgaaattatttaagcCTATTTGAATAACTTTTAAAGCCAAGCAagctaaagataaaaataatatacactttaataagTACAGTTTAGTTTTATTCGTTATTAGCATCTAATGAAATCTAAGTTAATTTCTGTAATTCTGAGTAAAAGaccaataattaaaattaatacttgGAATAATTCTAATTGCAGAATATACAAGCCAGTTAGAGTATGAAAAACTCATAATATatacagatttagtacctttgttgttaattatttgttaaattctgattttgtgtatgtgtatgtttataaaacTATGCGATGTATTATTTGAGGATTTATGCCGATTAACTACTACTTGGTGTATATTAAGATAAAGTGCAACACAGATATTCAAAATTTGGTGTCAGTAAGTCCTCACTTTGTCTCGTAGctctaatattttcttttattggaaaatgtgttcatatttattaatttatttcgaTGTTATAACTATTTTGTCGTCTATGCTTAGTTTATCTAATATAGTGAAAATAAGTTTCTTTCTGTTCCTTTTAGATTGGTTTCGGTGAATGCAGCCAAGAGTTTGTGAATAGCCAGGTGGATGGTGACTTGTTGTTGCAACTTACAGAAGATATGTTGAGGAACGACATCGGTATCAAAAATGGAATATTAAGAAAAAGGTAcaacttagttttatttttggtcCGAAAAAGTCAATAGTGATCATGAAGTCCAAATGAAAATCCCACGGTGAAATCagtaaatagcccaatgtggctttgctataaaaaaatacacacgcacaaattgaaaaataaaaaaaatgtatgatgtaattagtctCATGTTTTCTCCAAAAGaaggtcacctgttttaacaatTTGCACCACTGTACAGAAACATGTTATTAATCTGTCAGCGACTTCACATAAGGatttgtttgttggtttctttgttttttaatttggagcaaagctatacgagtgctatctacattagctgtctctaatttagcagtgtaaggctagaaggaaggcagctagtcatcaccacccactgctaacgtttaggctactcgtttactaacgaatagtgggattgaccttaacattataacgcctccgaggctgaaagggcgagcatgtttggtgcgacggagattcgaacccgcaattttCAAATTATGAATTGAGTGCCCTGACTACCTGGTAATGCCGGGCTTCACGTAAGGGACACTTAATATTGTAACTTGTATTGTCGTGACAGAAGTAAAACGCGTTCATACCTTAAATCACGAGAGCCCCTCTTCCTTCCGAGTGGCATAGCCGTATGTCTGCGTGCAGACTTACAACGAAAAAATTCGCGTTTCGATATCCGTAATGTGCAAAGCAAAGACAGCCTATTGTATAacttttttgcttaattacaaacaaacaaaaatgatttacgagaagaattatacattctgtatatgaacttcaaaagaaaaaaataaagatatttattatttttaattttggttttatttactcttgaaacaacaTTTCCGAAGACCCTACGGAAATACGTCTATTAAATGTTAGATACGTTTATCTTATTAGATCAAATGAATGAGAGTTAAATAGAAAGTAACCATTTAGATATAAGCTTAAGTTATTTTCCTTATTACTTAATGcagataataattttaatacaaatgcTCCActtaatgtgaatatttttttgattttttaaaaattacaagtaatgCCCTCGGTTACACAAAACTGCATATTTCATTGTTATgtaatcattaattttttttcaatattagaaAATTCATGTTCCGTTTTATTTAGGTGTTAAAGGTTTAGTGGTAGACTCAAATGGAAACTTTCTATCGAAAACGAGATTGAAAATCGAAAGACGAAACATGAGTTTCTGTTCAACAAAAAATGGCGAATACTGGAGGATTCTTCTCCCTGGAAATTATACCATCcaggtaagaaaaacaaaaacacagactTCTAAGAATGGTTATTTTATATCGTATatttagcaataataataattaaaataaatgattcattattatataattagagataataataatttatctatggtattatttaatattgaataacattatatatcaataataatttaaatttttttcaatattaacaatttaaaaataataatatattattttcaattaaaataacattttaaagataatttatacaTCCGTAAGACACAATATTATAAATCGTCACTAAGTCCTGaatgacataaaaattaaaacataatagtaatttattataaaagaaaatcttgaaatatttaatgtaaaaattattaccTGGTGAGATATTGTAACTTGCTAATACTAAAAAAATACCACAGACACGTAATTACAactattactgtttatatattcaATTGCAATatacatttgatattttgtttcttgatGTTTCTTCTCAATAAACGTTATAGCACTACGATTAAATTGAAATATCGTAAatgattaatgtttttaaaaactgaaaatttgtccAATTCATGTCTTTCAGGCTTATATGAAAGGTTTTGCAGTAACAGAGGCTCATTTTTCTGTTATGAATAATCAAATGACATACCTGAACTTGACAATGTACACTAAAGAAGAGATGGAAGCACTAAAAACAACGACAAAGCCTTCTGATTTGGAAATAAAAGATTCTGTAGGAACCTTTTATTCTACGAGATACAGTTCACACAATGTAACTGTTTCCGTGGTTTCAGATAGTACAAATTATCCATTTCTGTTTGAAGGTGtgacaaaaataagaaatgagCTATCTACAAAAAACGCTTCTACTAATGCACAAGTTGGAGCTCTTGGTGATGCCTCGGGAAAGAGCTACACGACTCGTGACAGTTCATACCTCTTACTAGTATTACTTGGATGTATGGgctcagttttattttcttaatgaaGCACATTGAAGATCGGTAATTAAAATACATcgtttttgatttaaaaaactacaaaatgatgaGATCTGTGTTACCCATTACAATGTATCATAAATGCATAGAAAGTGTTGCAGAATTTGGGTTTACAAACTTTTGTCGAATTAAGGTTTCGTTTTTCATCCACcagaagtattgttttattttttgaagtttacTGAAATAAAGTAAGCTGTGTAACACAAGACTGTTGATTTTATCCTGGCATTTCATAAAGTGGTCACgtattctgttgttttgtttgaattttgcgcaaagctacacgaaggatatctgtgctagccgcacCTAATTTGGTAGGGTAAGATCAGAAGGAaagtagctaatcatcaccacccaccaccaactcttttaccaacgaatagggggttcgaccgtaacattataacgcccccacggcttaaaaggtgatcatatttggtatgacacggatttgaacccgtgaacgccattttattttaatgaatctaGATTAATTGTTTAAAGAATGATCGAATCTACTCATGATAACGAACAGCGTAAGAGCTCGATTTATACTTGAATGCATTGAATCaaaattttcttattgttataaataattgcAGTTAATTGAAGTTTAGGCGAAAATAACTGgagaaatgtttgaaatacttttaCTATCAATAGGAACTTAAGTCTTTAACTTGAACGGTATCTTATGAACATGTACAGTAAATGACAATATCAGAGAACCCTGGAGTTCAGATGTAACATCTTTAATTGTCAACTACTGATCTGGAGAAGGAATCAATCACTAGCTCTGGCTTCTGCAAATGCTTTATCCAATTCTTTAAACTAAATGACAGGACTAACAGTAAGGTTTATAATGCACTCAAAGGTGAATGGGCAAACCTATTCAGTGGCATCACTCAGGATCATTATATGAAAGTCGAGTCTAACTATAACTGTTTTGTGAATGGTATTAAGTATCATATGTAATGTACCATATTTTATGATATAGCATTAAACactttaaagtataatattattttttatggaCGTTTCTTCAGTTCAAGTGTTCTGGGGACCTCATGAAGTTGGAAAAAATCATGCTTTTACTTCCACTGTCATATACAAACGACTTAATATACAGTAACGATATTTGGCACACAGATTTTTTGTGAATTCGTTCATGAATTTTACTTAATTGATAAATTACCCgacttttgtgttttattttgcaaaatatctttttttttggaATGCAACGATGTTTATGTacactttttatataataattatagatCTGTTAATGGTCTATCGTTATAAATAGATAACTAGCAATAATCctcataaatttattataaattatcgaAGTTGTAATACCTGTCATATTACGAACTGTTAACATTGTGAATGTAACTTTACAAATTGTTACCAGATGGCGGGTATGACTTGATCATATTGTCATCGTAGTAAAAAGATTTGTTTACTTCGTAACGCACTGGATAACATTGAGGTGTTTTGTTAGTAAATGCAactgaactaaataaataacagtaaatgtaTGTTTCAGAGAACTTTCCAGATTTACTTGGAATCAAGCCCAATATATAAAACATCGTATAGCTTACACGTGTTATTTTTATGTCAGCATTTTTATAAACATCAAATGTGAAAGGAAAACAGAAATCAAATACTCAGTGAACTGTTCAGTTACAAGAATACAGAAATAAACAGTAATGTACTTTAATAACCTGAATAAATGCAACTTAGAAAAATGCTTATTCATGAATAATTAACAGTTACATTTCGCAGTAAAGTATGTAAATTGGAACAAAATATTTCGATGTGTCCTTCAGTTCCAATAAAATACACTGAACTAGTAAATACAAATAATCAGAGAACATGTTACAGAAATGTGCATGggagaaacttgtttgtttccACTATACATCAAGCACGTCTTTACACTATACGCTAATCAACCTCTAGTTTTGTAGCAGCAGCTCCTAATATATGAACTAACGGTAAAGTAAAGGTAACTTTTCATATTGTGAGTGACGTTTAAATGGTAGACTTGACAATATCTTAGAGTTGGTGACGTGAGATAACTAACTCACTGAAATAGCTGTGTTTCTTCAACACACACTTCTTATATAATATCGAGGGTCAACTTGTGTTTCCAAGGATAATTCTTACTCAAAGTATGTGATAAGATCATGTTTAGCATTACTTTGTGTCTAATTGAAAACACTGATAACGTAAGTTTGACTTAGATGATTCTTTATTATAGCTGCATGAGTGTTGTGGTGAGTAAATTGGCAATCAAACTGAAACCAGCTATCAATGTTTTTAAGTGGTTATCTCATAGGTTCCAGAGATCGCACCAGTTTGCAAACGTATTGAAATACAAAGATGTGTTAGAGTCGTGAATAGTAAGTACATTTACAATAACAAAAGGGTGGTACTTGTTAGTCTATGCGTGTGTGACAGCCATAGTTCCAAGAACAAAGAACCTAAAAACCTGAGAACTTGCACACATAGTAAGTGAACCATTAAGGTGAATACCtggatattattacttatccacgtgcgTGCGCGCACGCAACTTTCTAATGGCGCAGACCAGCAAAAAACCATATAGAAAAGGAGtggttttttatattacaaatagaattCACATATAGACAGACTTTTTCTTGTgctatttgttcattgttttattgtacttcTCGTTCGTTTAGGGGTTTAACAGTCTTTATTGGATCTGAAAATTTATGAAagcaaaatgtaatttattggcaaatgaacaaaattttgttccttcttttcttgttgtttgttttagatattaTTATGGGGAAGGCACAAAGACCGGGCAAGAAAGTGGACTATAACTGTAGCTATAACTTGCCTCAGGATACATGACCTTGTgatatatcatatatattatattgtgatatatgTAGTTCGTGTCACTAATGCATTCGTAGCAGTCAAGGTAACTACAACTAATTCAAGTTTAACAGAGGGACTTTGTAGATATAAGGGAATTGTTCCTTTATTCTTACAAAGTAAACTGTTTCCTCTTcgcttgttttatatattttgtgtaaaatgtcATCACAACTTGGGATCAAAGATAATGACAACCTTTGGAAAAGTGGTTAAAATATGACCTTGTTTAGGTTTCACATATATGAAATGTTCAATACCAAACTGGTTTATCTTGTAGAAGAAGTGTATAAAGTATTTTGAGTTGGatatactttacatattttttttttaaataaagaagacaGCTCATGATCCTATCTTTATGTCTTTAATGAAAAGAACCATTAGTTTATCAGTTACCAATTCATGAAATGAGATGTTTCAGCagaagaaaccaaacaagatgttATAATTCGGTTGATGTTGGTGGTATCAaccattgaaataaatttaatactataataaagtaattaCTAAGGAATAAACAAggtaataaaagtatatatatgaaAGACATGGAGGGCCAAAGAATTTTCCAAACCaacaaataaaacgtaaaaagAATAATCACAGGGGCAAAAGGTTATTTACATTTGCATatcttttactttcattttgaTCTTAGTTCTAGCGAATTAGGGGTGGGCTGATAATAGCTGTAAACTAAGTGTTACATCCGGATGACTATTCTAGTCAGCTTCCATATATGACGAGCATATTTTGTAgcagggattcgagcccacgaccttCATATTGCGATTCGATCATCTTAACCGTACTTATTTCTATCGGTGATAGTGACACAAATGTgaactttataataaaagaaatccaCCCTGTTTTATGTAGCAAGATAAATTCCGGATCGAATCTAGGGTATTTAATGGAAATTTTGAAAGGTGAATGTATAAGAACAATTCTGAGACACAAATTCCCAGGGGTGTTTGAGAATTCGGCAGTCTTTCTTCGCCTCACACTTCACGAGATTATCATCAAAACAAGGACAAAAACAACCCAAAAATCAAAACGCGATGGTCAAGGTACTGCGAATTCGACACAGTACTccaataaaccaaacattttCAGGATGGAAGATAATCCTATATCTCTACTACACACTGATTTACACATCATGTTATATACAGCTATTAAACAAACATGATAACTTGTTTGTTGCCACTAGATATTTGGTATATTAATCGAATCAATGGTACTTACTGTTTCTTAGATGAACAGATTTTATTTGCttaattattatcaagttactatGAGACTGATTTTTGACTAACCAATTATGGAAGGGCCTTTTTATGGTTTGACCTAGAATtgaattttcattttcatttaaagaaGCTATTGCATAATCATCCCCCCCCCCTTAACATAGACATTTCGTGGTACCATTTTGTTGAGATAAAGCGAGTCTTAATGTGCATTTATATAGTATGTGGGCGAATACATAATATTTACCAACTTTCATTTAgtttagtgaattattttaaaagttcaatggatttttcaaaacaatttagCGTATGCACAGTTCTAGactattgtataatttaaaaattgatgTATTGTTCAAAGAAGTTCCTCTTTAGTTGCTATTCACTTTGTTTTAGTTTCACTTTCTCGGTAAAGATAGCTGTATAATAGAACTTAAGAATATTAGTTTGTCAATTAGCAGAGTAAGTAATGCTTCGAAACTGTAACCTCCCTCAATCATTTCATTATGGAACGACCAACTGAGACAAGAATTTTGTACGTACTCTTGGAGCGATGACACTGTTTCATTTATATACAAAGCACAGCTTCTTCAGTGTAGCTTATCAACACTCGAGTAATTATCTTTGTCAGCaataaaaaattagttatatcttttgtttttgtaaggttGCTTTCATTAAAagtattacttattatttttattacagctaattttaatttaatgttttattattattataagggtTATTTAACATTGTTAGCTAAATTTATAGATTTATGAACAGATAAACCAAGCTGGCCAAACCAAGTATAAACGTGTGACGTACAGTGTtggttgtatttttaatatatctactTCTTTTAAAGTCTTGCATAATTGAAACCTGGCGCCGagcattttcgccctttcaggtATAGGGACATTATGATACAATGGCCACTACAACTATGTGTTGGGAGAGGATAgtgaagagttggcagtgagttcTGCCTGCTGGTTGCATTCCATGtgttcaaaaacacaaaattaaggATTTTGccataaacaaagttttatttatcagttttcGTTATTTCACATAGATATTACCGTTGACTGAAACATCTGTTTGAATTGCTGACAGCATACTGAATAATAGCACACAATTACTCTTAATTCGTGCAATgcgataaaataatatttcacaaaataacagcGACATCTGCGTCGACAACCAAAAATTTACCAATCTCTTGGCTAATAATTGCACTTTATTCTAATTCATTAAGGCTTCCTTACAAAAGGTAATATCTGTTTCCATGGTTAGTATCCTAAGTTAACAAGTTTTACTTACTAATTAATTGCTGgttttttatattctaatagccgttaattaataattagttttaatatactttcaTATTTAGCACATTTGGGATTCGTATCTAGAAAAACGTGCTGTCTGCTCATACAGATTCTGAACCTAATGGTTAGCACAGATTACTTACCCAACGGGGTCATCAAGTCACAAAATATCGTGATCTTTAATTAATTAGagaagtataatgtttataataaaaacttgtttaaactatgattttaaaatatacgaGCCAGTAAAGTATGGTTGTGCGGTGTTTGAGTCAGAAATATCGCTACAGaagctattttatgttatttttgtaataattacaataaatagaAGCTAACTTCATATATTTTgtgcatttttgtattttacaatacatgttcgataaaaatatttctacctGATGAACTTATCGGAATATAATACCTATCAACCAAATATCCCCCTTGTTGCTCAAAAATAACTCCGATGGCTTATAACGacaaaaattaggtttcgataccttaACAATAAATCAGTCAACTATATCCGCCAAACAATTACATTTCCTTATAGtgatttaaataaagtaaaaataataataaattgcaGCAAGCTCCAAATGAGttgataagaaaaaatacatgCTGTTGGTGAAACAGGGAAAAATGTAACCTTGATATACATTTTCTTAGAGATTTGATGTAGAGTTAAGCCTTGTTTTTGGAACCCAATATGAGATCCTGGTGGTTACATTCAATTACAGCTACATAATCTAATTCCCAATGGTGCTGTTTCGAGCACAATATATTGATACACGTTTCTGGAAACCATGAAACAAATGAATGTTTGtcaagtattaaaaaataaagctatACCTGAATATTCTGcacataaactatatttattcttttaaacttaatgttatatGTGTCTAATGAGATCAATGAAGattgaataaaaaatagtaaaactaaTTATATCCACACACATTTGTTACTAGGGTATCCAACGAATGAGTTTGTTGTACTCTTAATATGTATGGAATAATACAATACattgttaattaaaatgtataccACAGATGtagaaacaatactaataaataaCTTGTTAACAATCTGTATTATTAACACATCAGGTAAAAGAAAAATAGTAGCTTTAGGGATACACTGTTGAGATATATGTAGGATCTTGGCATATAAAGCAGCGAGAAACCACATTATAAAGAAGTGGTtccttttatttcaaatacaaagaacagacagacagacacgtgagtgcgtgtgtgtgtgtctgtgtaggTGTTACAATTATAGCTCCAAGAGTAAAAAACTAGAAGCCTTAAGTTTAACAGCCATACTAAGTGGACTCTCAGGGTTTGTACTtgggtattattatttatttacgtgTATTTAAGAATGCGCACCTGTTTACACAAAAAAAGCAAAagatagaaaacaaatataagcGCCATAGcttcaagaggaaagaacctagagACCTAAAATTTTGCACAGATGCTAAGTGGACCCCTAGGGTGTGCAGCTGagtatgattatttattttatccacgTGCATttgcatctttttaatgaggcaagttagcgaaaaaacacatagaaaagaaatggtTCCTAATATTACGAACTCGCGAGAGTACTCAGCTTTTCTCGGGTTATTACGTTCATATACTTCAGATTTATATGTCAGTGTGTGTATTATGAATCAATTCTAGAATAAAAGTTTAACctacacatatttttttttctaatcaatataatataaaatccaTTATTGGAATGGATTTCTACCAAAACTCACtcgtttttctatatattaaaagttgttatataaaaatgatttttcgtggtgtgtgtttttttctagcTTACCtcacaaaaaaaaattgcatGCGCGCACGCACACAAGTGTGTGTCTGTCTGTGATTTTTAGTTGCAATATAAGGAACCACTTCAATTCTTTGAGATTTATCGTTAGATTGCCTTAGTTAAAAGACGCGTATACATGCATGCATGTCTGTgatttctgtttgtaatataaggaaccactttttccctatatatattgtttttgttactttgcctcattaaaaagatgtacAACACCGTGTATAAGCTAAAAAATGCCCAGCTGCACATACTACATAATATTAACTACTACTCAGGTGTACTCCCTCAGGACTAACATAGTGTAGGTGACAATTTtaaggtttctaggttctttcttcTTGGAACTATTGTGGTCAAACTTCCttcctctgtgtgtgtgtgtgttgctgTTTTTACAGCTTGTTTCATAAAAAGATATGCACGCACGTGCGCACTACAACGTGGAAAAGTAACAATACCTAGACCCTCAGGATCCAGTTAATATGGGTACacaatttcaggtttctaggttcttggAGTTATGGCAGCCACATATACAGATTCACAGACACGCGCGAGTCTATCTATGTATGTATGACGTTACAGCACaaagaaagaacctagaaacctgaaattttgcacacgGATTAAGTAGGCCTTGAAAATGTGCATCTCATATACGTGCGCACGCTAGTGATAAACCACAAAGAAAAGAAATGGTTCCTTGTAtagcaacttctaatatatagaaaagcccgGTGCTCTTCGCTAACAATGTGTTACAttaatggcttttatgtcatgtgaATTAGCAACAAATGTACATAAGTTATACTTTTATGCTTAGATGGGTTCAGGATACTCACACTATCAACCTAATAACCTGAGCAAACCCGGGTACTTACGCTAGTTATAGATAAAGCACGATTTTATAGTAAAATACCTTCAAGATGTTTTTGCTACTAAATTGCAACATTGGATGGTAATGttgcccaccgctagtacagcgttaagtccacagacttataacgctaaaatcaggggttcgattcccctcggtgggctcagcagatagcccgatgtggctttgctataagaaaaactcacacaaacacacatgttAATGTTAGAAATTAGAGCTTTAGAAAGCTGCAGAATTAAGGcatcaaaaatatattcaaactatactgtttaagtgttttattagAACTTCATTTAgtttatagtaataacaacagtaatgAATTTAGATCATATAGACTAGTAAGCAAGGCAACTTTTTATTGACACCATACCAGCTCAACGATTAACGATATATCTTCCAGTTTCTGTCTACGTAATGCGAATAACTTCTTAATATCAGTTATCAGTAAAATATTGATGGAATTCCACTTATATCACTATAAACTTATTGTTAAGTATAGATATACTATCCTCGATCATATAACTTGATGATTAAcgatatatatacaattttacttttgtttgtcttGTTAAAGCATGAATTTTTATATGGTTTGTCTCTTTTGTGAGGTTGATATATTTTATCAGTCTTGTAGATCTGTAAAATGTGTACTATATTAGTAtgcatgtttgtgtgtgtggttaTACACGGATAAATATGAAGATTCAATATCAGTtgtgttaattttaataactcaagaaaa of the Tachypleus tridentatus isolate NWPU-2018 chromosome 13, ASM421037v1, whole genome shotgun sequence genome contains:
- the LOC143239240 gene encoding uncharacterized protein LOC143239240: MSFCSTKNGEYWRILLPGNYTIQAYMKGFAVTEAHFSVMNNQMTYLNLTMYTKEEMEALKTTTKPSDLEIKDSVGTFYSTRYSSHNVTVSVVSDSTNYPFLFEGVTKIRNELSTKNASTNAQVGALGDASGKSYTTRDSSYLLLVLLGCMGSVLFS